A genomic window from Rhodothermia bacterium includes:
- the rdgB gene encoding RdgB/HAM1 family non-canonical purine NTP pyrophosphatase: MIKILLATRNQDKVNEFREALKGLPYEVVTALDFPSLPEVVEDRSTLEGNAEKKAVELYQATGVFSMADDTGLEVEALQGAPGVFSARYAGEHATYAENRRKMLLEMKGIQHRRAQFRTVIAYKKQALYLFEGVCTGQIIDVERGEGGFGYDPIFVPDGYDRTFAEMTLEEKNKISHRGRAFQKFLAFLASNHA, translated from the coding sequence ATGATTAAAATCCTTTTGGCCACACGCAACCAAGACAAAGTGAATGAGTTTCGGGAAGCGCTCAAAGGTCTTCCATATGAGGTCGTAACGGCATTAGACTTCCCCAGCCTTCCAGAAGTGGTCGAGGATCGTTCGACATTAGAAGGCAATGCAGAGAAAAAAGCAGTTGAATTGTATCAGGCAACAGGGGTTTTCTCAATGGCGGATGACACAGGGCTTGAGGTGGAGGCATTACAGGGCGCACCCGGTGTTTTTTCCGCTCGCTATGCAGGTGAACATGCAACCTATGCCGAAAATCGAAGGAAAATGCTACTCGAAATGAAAGGGATTCAACACCGCAGAGCACAGTTTAGAACCGTTATTGCATATAAAAAACAGGCGCTTTATCTCTTTGAAGGGGTGTGTACTGGGCAAATTATAGACGTAGAACGCGGAGAGGGTGGTTTTGGGTATGACCCCATTTTCGTACCAGATGGATACGACCGCACATTTGCAGAAATGACCTTAGAAGAAAAAAACAAGATCAGCCATCGAGGACGCGCATTCCAAAAATTTTTGGCTTTTTTAGCAAGTAACCATGCTTAA
- a CDS encoding D-tyrosyl-tRNA(Tyr) deacylase has product MIAMVQRVSEASVKIDGQIVGEIGQGVLVLLGIHINDTQKELEWLVQKVVQLRIFNDEDGKMNRSLLEVGGQALVVSQFTLYGDAKKGNRPSYITAARPETAIPLYESFVEKLSLAIRKTVPTGVFGADMKVSLVNDGPVTLWLEKQPNG; this is encoded by the coding sequence ATGATTGCAATGGTTCAACGGGTAAGCGAGGCATCTGTAAAAATTGACGGACAGATTGTGGGAGAAATTGGACAGGGTGTCTTGGTACTTTTGGGTATTCATATAAATGATACACAAAAAGAATTGGAATGGCTCGTACAAAAAGTGGTGCAATTACGCATCTTTAACGACGAAGACGGCAAGATGAACCGCTCCTTGCTTGAGGTGGGTGGGCAGGCTTTGGTGGTTTCACAATTCACCCTTTATGGCGATGCGAAAAAGGGAAATCGGCCTTCTTACATTACTGCTGCCCGCCCCGAAACCGCTATTCCGCTCTACGAATCGTTTGTTGAAAAACTTTCGCTTGCCATAAGAAAAACGGTTCCAACGGGTGTTTTTGGAGCGGATATGAAGGTCTCGTTGGTAAACGATGGCCCTGTAACCCTATGGTTGGAAAAACAACCCAATGGTTGA